A stretch of DNA from Candidatus Epulonipiscium sp.:
CTTTGTATCTATGGATTATTATCCCCTTTTCCCTTGGCTTGCTGTATTTTTAACCGGAAGCATAACCGGTAGAATTTTATACAAAGAAAAAAGGAGCATCCTCCAGAAGACTTATGGCAATGACCCTGTCACATTTCTTGGAAGACACTCCCTTATGGTTTATCTTATTCATCAACCGGTAATTTTATTAATCCTCTATTTGATTTTTATATAGGTATCATATGAGGTTTGCCTGTTACCGGATTTTTCATCATATATACTTCCATGTCATATACGTTTTTTATATTTTCTTTCGTCAATACTTCTTCCACTGAACCCAGGGCCGAAATTTTTCCTTGGCTTAACAAAATAAGTTCATCACTGAATCTAGCTGCTAGATTTAAATCATGAAGTACGGCTATAACCGTAAGACCCTTTTGCGTGTTCAAGCCTTTTATACTATCTAATAATTTAATCTGGTGATGAATATCTAAATGGGCTATGGGTTCATCCAAAAGTAGAACATCCGATTCTTGGGTTAGAGCCCTAGCTACGATAACCCTTTGTCTTTCCCCACCACTTAAATTGTTAATATTTTCATGTCTCATTTGCCAAGTATTGGTTGTCATCATAGATTCCCTTGCTATGGCGGCATCTTTATCCTTTTCCATTTCAAATCTTTTAAGGTGGGGGGTTCTTCCCATCATTACTATGGCCTCTGCTGAAAAATCAAAATTTATTTCTGTATTTTGGGGTACCGATGCTAACTTTCTTGCCAACTCTTTGCCTTTAAAGTCTAGAATATCTTTATCTTCAATCCATATAGTATCCTTTTGGGGCTCTAGTATTTTTGTTATACTCTTAAGAAGTGTTGTCTTTCCCGAACCATTAGGCCCTATTATACTATAGAATTTTCCCCTTTCCATTTCTAAATCTATGTTATCTAAGATTAGTCTTTCCCCATATTTCCAGTGAAGAGCCT
This window harbors:
- a CDS encoding heme ABC transporter ATP-binding protein, which codes for MKIIKIKALHWKYGERLILDNIDLEMERGKFYSIIGPNGSGKTTLLKSITKILEPQKDTIWIEDKDILDFKGKELARKLASVPQNTEINFDFSAEAIVMMGRTPHLKRFEMEKDKDAAIARESMMTTNTWQMRHENINNLSGGERQRVIVARALTQESDVLLLDEPIAHLDIHHQIKLLDSIKGLNTQKGLTVIAVLHDLNLAARFSDELILLSQGKISALGSVEEVLTKENIKNVYDMEVYMMKNPVTGKPHMIPI